From a single Oreochromis niloticus isolate F11D_XX linkage group LG4, O_niloticus_UMD_NMBU, whole genome shotgun sequence genomic region:
- the si:dkey-110g7.8 gene encoding GTPase IMAP family member 8: MAAVSSASDTGDPRGRHPPERRLLLLGGPRSGKTSTANTILGDEVFDGGAETTHSNVGHTEIYGRRVTVVDTPPWAIPADPDDDAEADNNDNAGAESDSPPRPPPSLDSEGPCMGAILCPPGPHAILLVVSVTQPFTETERRAAEEQLGALGGGTWRYSMVLFTGIDKLPKGVFIEEHIANTGEALQWLVERCGSRYHAFDNTRKETEENTQVPELMEKVEEMITDNQGWYFEVNELILLEEEQARRALEEERMRMEEHARQREQMIGGPPRELRLLLLGWKGVGKSSVGNCILGRRYFESGQETELCLRRQALVSGRRITIVDTPGWDWFSVRRTPKRIRQESQRGAALLRPGPHTLLLVLPVVSSLTARKRRTLVAHIETLFGDSACLHTMVLFSCGDWLGRTPIEEHILRGGRELQRLLEYCGNYYHVLDSKTPGKDRSVSVLLDKIEEMIRENGDKAFLPIQTEWLSEESSYSSDNTEPEDDCRGCQLQ, from the exons ATGGCTGCTGTGTCCTCTGCCTCTGACACCG GAGACCCCCGGGGCCGCCATCCCCCAGAGCGCAGATTGCTGCTCCTCGGGGGTCCACGGTCCGGTAAGACCTCCACTGCCAACACCATCCTGGGAGATGAAGTCTTTGATGGTGGGGCGGAGACTACACACAGCAACGTGGGCCACACTGAGATCTACGGCCGCCGCGTCACCGTGGTCGACACCCCGCCGTGGGCCATCCCCGCCGACCCGGATGACGACGCAGAAGCTGACAACAACGACAACGCAGGGGCCGAGTCAGACAGCCCGCCCCGACCGCCGCCGAGCCTGGACAGCGAGGGCCCGTGCATGGGGGCCATTCTCTGCCCTCCCGGACCACACGCTATCCTTCTGGTGGTGTCGGTCACCCAGCCCTTCACCGAGACTGAGCGGAGGGCTGCGGAGGAGCAGCTCGGCGCCCTCGGGGGAGGAACTTGGAGGTACTCCATGGTCCTGTTCACCGGGATAGACAAGCTGCCCAAGGGGGTGTTTATTGAGGAGCACATAGCAAACACTGGAGAGGCTCTGCAGTGGCTGGTGGAAAGATGTGGAAGCAG GTACCACGCCTTTGATAACACtcgaaaagaaacagaagaaaacacacaagtACCCGAGCTGATGGAAAAAGTGGAGGAAATGATCACTGACAACCAAG GATGGTACTTTGAGGTGAATGAGCTGATTTTACTGGAAGAAGAACAGGCCCGGAGAGCTCTGGAGGAAGAAAGGATGAGGATGGAGGAGCACGCTCGACAGAGGGAGCAGATGATCGGAGGACCTCCCAGAG AACTGAGGTTGCTGTTGCTGGGTTGGAAGGGTGTTGGAAAGAGCTCGGTGGGGAACTGCATCCTGGGCCGCCGCTACTTTGAATCGGGCCAAGAGACAGAGCTGTGCCTCAGGCGGCAGGCGCTCGTATCCGGTCGTCGGATCACTATTGTAGACACGCCGGGCTGGGACTGGTTCTCGGTGAGGCGAACCCCTAAGCGAATCCGCCAGGAGTCCCAGCGCGGGGCTGCCCTCCTGCGACCCGGACCCCACACCCTGCTGCTGGTCCTGCCCGTCGTCTCATCCCTCACCGCCAGGAAGCGGCGAACGCTTGTGGCGCACATAGAGACTCTGTTTGGCGACAGCGCTTGCCTCCACACCATGGTGCTGTTCAGCTGTGGTGACTGGCTGGGACGCACGCCCATTGAGGAGCACATCCTCAGAGGCGGACGCGAGTTGCAAAGACTGCTGGAATACTGTGGTAACTATTACCATGTACTGGACAGTAAGACACCTGGCAAAGACAGGAGTGTGTCGGTCCTGCTGGATAAGATTGAAGAGATGATCAGAGAGAACGGCGACAAGGCCTTCCTCCCCATACAGACAGAGTGGT TGAGCGAGGAGAGCTCCTACTCCTCTGACAACACCGAACCAGAGGACGACTGCCGGGGATGCCAGCTACAGTGA
- the atf4b gene encoding activating transcription factor 4b, with protein MTMMMTSSQFGQEDMEALLWGPSSPMADAMDSLFFRPDKEQQKGGGSLEGDAEPASPLTSSSLSSSSSPPPFYSPPPSPPALLLHGDKVGMESDLLSFPLLGHPGQLRCSQALSGDGKEDVLSDLDWMAEKVDLSDLDLDSLIGSCSPAVESHSSPEDLLASFDCPMELDSLPLPALSTPVLMNPPSASLSSIPAPSSSTVCSDTTVITVDDPESCIDGQEVPSSPLCIPEPQEELEIKSEPTSPDPESPVVESPSSPTFTLDLGSEVDVSESEVKPVVATVVPQVPKLVLSLSPTRIVLVLAPKKEAGITTATTSKVLCCSPPSSPPKTPSRSRPYPEPNYKASPPSPSTTSVKIKSPRGAGGPERAGLRLPRDKKQKKMEQNKTAATRYRQKKRAEKDSLAEEHVLLERKNVELTEKAESMAREIEYLKELMEEVRMARLKKGLSADP; from the exons ATGACCATGATGATGACCAGCTCACAGTTTGGCCAGGAAGACATGGAGGCCCTTCTCTGGGGGCCTTCCTCTCCCATGGCTGACGCCATGGACTCGCTGTTTTTCCGCCCTGACAAAGAACAACAGAAAGGAGGAGGAAGCTTGGAGGGAGATGCTGAACCTGCTTCCCCCCTCACCTCCTCATCGCTGTcgtcttcctcttctcctccacctttctactctcctcctccctctccgcCGGCCCTCCTCCTCCATGGGGACAAAGTCGGGATGGAGTCTGATCTGCTCTCCTTCCCTTTATTGGGCCACCCTGGTCAGCTGAGATGTAGCCAGGCGCTCTCAGGTGACGGCAAAG AGGATGTGCTCAGTGACTTGGACTGGATGGCTGAGAAGGTGGATCTTAGTGACCTTGACCTGGACTCACTGATTGGCTCCTGCAGTCCTGCTGTAGAGTCTCACAGCTCTCCAGAAGACCTCCTGGCCTCCTTTGATTGCCCCATGGAGCTCGACTCCCTCCCCCTGCCAGCTCTCTCAACTCCTGTGCTCATGAATCCTCCCTCTGCTTCTCTCTCAAGTATACCGGCCCCTTCATCTTCCACTGTCTGTTCAGATACTACTGTCATCACTGTGGATGATCCTGAATCCTGCATCGATGGGCAGGAGGTTCCTTCTTCTCCACTCTGTATCCCAGAGCCTCAAGAGGAGCTCGAAATCAAATCAGAGCCTACTTCCCCAGACCCTGAATCCCCTGTAGTAGAGTCTCCCTCATCCCCAACCTTTACCCTGGACCTTGGCAGTGAAGTGGATGTATCAGAGAGCGAGGTAAAGCCAGTGGTAGCCACTGTGGTCCCTCAGGTCCCAAAGCTTGTACTCTCACTCTCACCAACTCGCATTGTCCTCGTGCTTGCCCCGAAAAAGGAAGCCGGGATCACCACGGCCACCACGTCAAAGGTCCTTTGTTGCTCCCCACCATCCTCCCCTCCAAAAACACCCTCCAGAAGCAGACCCTACCCAGAACCAAATTACAAAGCTAGTCCGCCCTCTCCTAGCACCACCAGTGTCAAGATCAAGTCCCCACGGGGTGCAGGTGGACCTGAACGTGCAGGTTTGAGGCTCCCAAGagacaaaaaacagaagaagatggagCAGAACAAAACAGCCGCCACACGCTACAGACAGAAGAAGAGAGCGGAGAAGGACTCCCTTGCTGAAGAGCACGTGCTGTTGGAGAGGAAGAACGTAGAGCTGACAGAGAAGGCCGAATCTATGGCCAGAGAGATCGAGTATCTCAAAGAACTGATGGAGGAAGTTCGAATGGCAAGGCTCAAGAAGGGTCTGAGTGCTGACCCCTAG